The following proteins come from a genomic window of Takifugu rubripes chromosome 11, fTakRub1.2, whole genome shotgun sequence:
- the coq8b gene encoding atypical kinase COQ8B, mitochondrial isoform X1 has protein sequence MLAEVLQVLRGAGKVGSALVATQGEQLRLVACTSTIGAGVRVAQEAVEGLMGSFMASSMQQSKQEDIFPDAEGWENVDPDDVAKWGVGAEFSAYTPEEQQGRSGAAEETPAGRYGSKCVPPSAGPGWPGQSARFLHRSSRICYQSRSVHDAVVTRLTPEDIKKAREAKQAQVKPVRQKLSDRARERKVPATRISRLVNFGGLAVGLGIGAIAEVAKQSLGGKRKGDMSALLDSPLLSEANAERIVDTLCKVRGAALKIGQMLSIQDNSFINPQLQKIFERVRQSADFMPSWQMKKVLEEDLGPGWQEKLLSFEEKPFAAASIGQVHHGVLKDGREIAVKIQYPGVAESIHSDINNLMSVLKISVILPEGLFADSSLEVLQRELAWECDYKREAECAKRFRCLLEGDDFFQVPEVIDELSGTRVLAMELVQGVPLDRCVDLDQETRNQISFNILQLCLRELFEFRFMQTDPNWANFFYNSETNKVVLLDFGACRSYPESFTDDYIQVVHAASVGDRATVLSKSKDLKFLTGFEAKAFEDAHVEAVMILGEAFASAEPFDFGVQSTTQRIQSLIPVMLRHRLTPPPEETYSLHRKMAGSFLICSKLNAQIPCRDMFLDIYNSYIKRRQSQPPVRAAA, from the exons ATGCTGGCAGAGGTCCTCCAGGTGCTGCGGGGGGCAGGTAAAGTGGGCTCCGCTCTTGTTGCCACCCAGGGAGAACAGCTCCGATTAGTCGCCTGCACCTCCACCATAGGAGCAGGAGTCAGGGTCGCCCAGGAGGCGGTGGAAGGACTAATGGGCTCCTTCATGGCCAGCAGCATG CAGCAATCAAAACAAGAGGACATTTTTCCTGATGCTGAAGGTTGGGAGAACGTAGATCCTGATGATGTTGCCAAATGGGGCGTGGGTGCTGAATTCTCTGCTTACACCCCTGAGGAACAGCAAGGGCGCAGCGGAGCGGCAGAGGAAACACCAGCAGGTCGTTACGGTAGCAAAT GTGTTCCCCCATCTGCAGGGCCGGGCTGGCCTGGACAGAGTGCTCGCTTCCTCCACAGGTCCAGCAGGATCTGCTACCAGAGCAGGTCTGTGCATGACGCGGTGGTTACCAGACTCACACCTGAGGACATTAAGAAAGCCAGAGAAGCTAAACAGGCCCAGGTGAAACCTGTCAGGCAAAAG ttgAGTGATCGAGCCAGAGAGCGGAAGGTGCCTGCAACAAGAATCAGCAGGCTGGTTAATTTTGGAG GACTGGCAGTGGGCCTCGGGATCGGCGCCATAGCAGAGGTGGCCAAACAATCGCTGGGAGGCAAAAGGAAAGGAG ACATGAGCGCTCTGCTCgactctcctctcctgtcgGAGGCCAACGCAGAGCGAATAGTCGACACGCTGTGTAAAGTCCGCGGAGCGGCGCTGAAAATAGGACAGATGCTCAGCATCCAAG ataattctttcattaaccCCCAGCTGCAGAAGATCTTCGAGCGCGTCCGTCAGAGTGCAGACTTCATGCCCAGCTGGCAGATGAAG AAAGTTCTGGAGGAAGATTTGGGTCCTGGCTGGCAAGAGAAGCTGTTGTCCTTTGAAGAGAAGCCGTTTGCTGCTGCCTCCATCGGGCAAGTGCATCACGGTGTGTTGAAAGATGGTCGAGAGATCGCCGTCAAGATCCAG TATCCTGGAGTAGCCGAGAGCATCCACAGTGATATCAACAACCTCATGTCAGTCCTGAAAATTAGCGTTattctacctgaag GGCTGTTTGCAGATAGCAGCTTGGAGGTTCTTCAGAGAGAGCTGGCCTGGGAGTGCGACTACAAGAGGGAGGCAGAATGTGCCAAGaggttcag ATGCCTGTTGGAAGGTGATGACTTTTTCCAAGTTCCAGAGGTGATCGACGAGCTCTCGGGCACCCGGGTGCTGGCAATGGAGCTAGTCCAAGGAGTTCCGTTGGACCGCTGCGTTGACCTGGATCAGGAGACGAGGAACCAG ATCTCCTTCAACATCCTGCAGTTGTGCCTCAGAGAACTCTTTGAGTTCAGGTTCATGCAGACGGATCCAAACTGGGCCAACTTCTTCTACAATTCAGAAACTAACAAG gtggttctgctggatttTGGAGCGTGCAGAAGTTACCCAGAATCCTTCACGGATGATTATATACAG GTGGTGCACGCGGCGTCCGTGGGCGATCGAGCCACCGTTCTCTCCAAATCAAAGGATCTGAAATTCCTGACGGGCTTTGAAGCCAAG GCCTTCGAGGACGCCCACGTGGAGGCGGTCATGATCCTCGGAGAGGCGTTCGCTTCAGCCGAGCCCTTCGACTTTGGTGTCCAGAGCACGACGCAGCGCATCCAGAGCCTCATCCCCGTCATGCTGCGCCACCGCCTCACCCCCCCGCCCGAGGAGACCTACTCCCTCCACCGAAAGATGGCCGGCTCCTTCCTCATCTGCTCCAAGCTGAACGCGCAGATCCCGTGCAGGGACATGTTTCTGGACATATACAACAGTTACATCAAGAGGAGGCAGAGCCAGCCGCCGGTTCGAGCTGCTGCGTAG
- the coq8b gene encoding atypical kinase COQ8B, mitochondrial isoform X2, with translation MLAEVLQVLRGAGKVGSALVATQGEQLRLVACTSTIGAGVRVAQEAVEGLMGSFMASSMQQSKQEDIFPDAEGWENVDPDDVAKWGVGAEFSAYTPEEQQGRSGAAEETPAGRYGVPPSAGPGWPGQSARFLHRSSRICYQSRSVHDAVVTRLTPEDIKKAREAKQAQVKPVRQKLSDRARERKVPATRISRLVNFGGLAVGLGIGAIAEVAKQSLGGKRKGDMSALLDSPLLSEANAERIVDTLCKVRGAALKIGQMLSIQDNSFINPQLQKIFERVRQSADFMPSWQMKKVLEEDLGPGWQEKLLSFEEKPFAAASIGQVHHGVLKDGREIAVKIQYPGVAESIHSDINNLMSVLKISVILPEGLFADSSLEVLQRELAWECDYKREAECAKRFRCLLEGDDFFQVPEVIDELSGTRVLAMELVQGVPLDRCVDLDQETRNQISFNILQLCLRELFEFRFMQTDPNWANFFYNSETNKVVLLDFGACRSYPESFTDDYIQVVHAASVGDRATVLSKSKDLKFLTGFEAKAFEDAHVEAVMILGEAFASAEPFDFGVQSTTQRIQSLIPVMLRHRLTPPPEETYSLHRKMAGSFLICSKLNAQIPCRDMFLDIYNSYIKRRQSQPPVRAAA, from the exons ATGCTGGCAGAGGTCCTCCAGGTGCTGCGGGGGGCAGGTAAAGTGGGCTCCGCTCTTGTTGCCACCCAGGGAGAACAGCTCCGATTAGTCGCCTGCACCTCCACCATAGGAGCAGGAGTCAGGGTCGCCCAGGAGGCGGTGGAAGGACTAATGGGCTCCTTCATGGCCAGCAGCATG CAGCAATCAAAACAAGAGGACATTTTTCCTGATGCTGAAGGTTGGGAGAACGTAGATCCTGATGATGTTGCCAAATGGGGCGTGGGTGCTGAATTCTCTGCTTACACCCCTGAGGAACAGCAAGGGCGCAGCGGAGCGGCAGAGGAAACACCAGCAGGTCGTTACG GTGTTCCCCCATCTGCAGGGCCGGGCTGGCCTGGACAGAGTGCTCGCTTCCTCCACAGGTCCAGCAGGATCTGCTACCAGAGCAGGTCTGTGCATGACGCGGTGGTTACCAGACTCACACCTGAGGACATTAAGAAAGCCAGAGAAGCTAAACAGGCCCAGGTGAAACCTGTCAGGCAAAAG ttgAGTGATCGAGCCAGAGAGCGGAAGGTGCCTGCAACAAGAATCAGCAGGCTGGTTAATTTTGGAG GACTGGCAGTGGGCCTCGGGATCGGCGCCATAGCAGAGGTGGCCAAACAATCGCTGGGAGGCAAAAGGAAAGGAG ACATGAGCGCTCTGCTCgactctcctctcctgtcgGAGGCCAACGCAGAGCGAATAGTCGACACGCTGTGTAAAGTCCGCGGAGCGGCGCTGAAAATAGGACAGATGCTCAGCATCCAAG ataattctttcattaaccCCCAGCTGCAGAAGATCTTCGAGCGCGTCCGTCAGAGTGCAGACTTCATGCCCAGCTGGCAGATGAAG AAAGTTCTGGAGGAAGATTTGGGTCCTGGCTGGCAAGAGAAGCTGTTGTCCTTTGAAGAGAAGCCGTTTGCTGCTGCCTCCATCGGGCAAGTGCATCACGGTGTGTTGAAAGATGGTCGAGAGATCGCCGTCAAGATCCAG TATCCTGGAGTAGCCGAGAGCATCCACAGTGATATCAACAACCTCATGTCAGTCCTGAAAATTAGCGTTattctacctgaag GGCTGTTTGCAGATAGCAGCTTGGAGGTTCTTCAGAGAGAGCTGGCCTGGGAGTGCGACTACAAGAGGGAGGCAGAATGTGCCAAGaggttcag ATGCCTGTTGGAAGGTGATGACTTTTTCCAAGTTCCAGAGGTGATCGACGAGCTCTCGGGCACCCGGGTGCTGGCAATGGAGCTAGTCCAAGGAGTTCCGTTGGACCGCTGCGTTGACCTGGATCAGGAGACGAGGAACCAG ATCTCCTTCAACATCCTGCAGTTGTGCCTCAGAGAACTCTTTGAGTTCAGGTTCATGCAGACGGATCCAAACTGGGCCAACTTCTTCTACAATTCAGAAACTAACAAG gtggttctgctggatttTGGAGCGTGCAGAAGTTACCCAGAATCCTTCACGGATGATTATATACAG GTGGTGCACGCGGCGTCCGTGGGCGATCGAGCCACCGTTCTCTCCAAATCAAAGGATCTGAAATTCCTGACGGGCTTTGAAGCCAAG GCCTTCGAGGACGCCCACGTGGAGGCGGTCATGATCCTCGGAGAGGCGTTCGCTTCAGCCGAGCCCTTCGACTTTGGTGTCCAGAGCACGACGCAGCGCATCCAGAGCCTCATCCCCGTCATGCTGCGCCACCGCCTCACCCCCCCGCCCGAGGAGACCTACTCCCTCCACCGAAAGATGGCCGGCTCCTTCCTCATCTGCTCCAAGCTGAACGCGCAGATCCCGTGCAGGGACATGTTTCTGGACATATACAACAGTTACATCAAGAGGAGGCAGAGCCAGCCGCCGGTTCGAGCTGCTGCGTAG
- the coq8b gene encoding atypical kinase COQ8B, mitochondrial isoform X3 codes for MLAEVLQVLRGAGKVGSALVATQGEQLRLVACTSTIGAGVRVAQEAVEGLMGSFMASSMQQSKQEDIFPDAEGWENVDPDDVAKWGVGAEFSAYTPEEQQGRSGAAEETPAGVPPSAGPGWPGQSARFLHRSSRICYQSRSVHDAVVTRLTPEDIKKAREAKQAQVKPVRQKLSDRARERKVPATRISRLVNFGGLAVGLGIGAIAEVAKQSLGGKRKGDMSALLDSPLLSEANAERIVDTLCKVRGAALKIGQMLSIQDNSFINPQLQKIFERVRQSADFMPSWQMKKVLEEDLGPGWQEKLLSFEEKPFAAASIGQVHHGVLKDGREIAVKIQYPGVAESIHSDINNLMSVLKISVILPEGLFADSSLEVLQRELAWECDYKREAECAKRFRCLLEGDDFFQVPEVIDELSGTRVLAMELVQGVPLDRCVDLDQETRNQISFNILQLCLRELFEFRFMQTDPNWANFFYNSETNKVVLLDFGACRSYPESFTDDYIQVVHAASVGDRATVLSKSKDLKFLTGFEAKAFEDAHVEAVMILGEAFASAEPFDFGVQSTTQRIQSLIPVMLRHRLTPPPEETYSLHRKMAGSFLICSKLNAQIPCRDMFLDIYNSYIKRRQSQPPVRAAA; via the exons ATGCTGGCAGAGGTCCTCCAGGTGCTGCGGGGGGCAGGTAAAGTGGGCTCCGCTCTTGTTGCCACCCAGGGAGAACAGCTCCGATTAGTCGCCTGCACCTCCACCATAGGAGCAGGAGTCAGGGTCGCCCAGGAGGCGGTGGAAGGACTAATGGGCTCCTTCATGGCCAGCAGCATG CAGCAATCAAAACAAGAGGACATTTTTCCTGATGCTGAAGGTTGGGAGAACGTAGATCCTGATGATGTTGCCAAATGGGGCGTGGGTGCTGAATTCTCTGCTTACACCCCTGAGGAACAGCAAGGGCGCAGCGGAGCGGCAGAGGAAACACCAGCAG GTGTTCCCCCATCTGCAGGGCCGGGCTGGCCTGGACAGAGTGCTCGCTTCCTCCACAGGTCCAGCAGGATCTGCTACCAGAGCAGGTCTGTGCATGACGCGGTGGTTACCAGACTCACACCTGAGGACATTAAGAAAGCCAGAGAAGCTAAACAGGCCCAGGTGAAACCTGTCAGGCAAAAG ttgAGTGATCGAGCCAGAGAGCGGAAGGTGCCTGCAACAAGAATCAGCAGGCTGGTTAATTTTGGAG GACTGGCAGTGGGCCTCGGGATCGGCGCCATAGCAGAGGTGGCCAAACAATCGCTGGGAGGCAAAAGGAAAGGAG ACATGAGCGCTCTGCTCgactctcctctcctgtcgGAGGCCAACGCAGAGCGAATAGTCGACACGCTGTGTAAAGTCCGCGGAGCGGCGCTGAAAATAGGACAGATGCTCAGCATCCAAG ataattctttcattaaccCCCAGCTGCAGAAGATCTTCGAGCGCGTCCGTCAGAGTGCAGACTTCATGCCCAGCTGGCAGATGAAG AAAGTTCTGGAGGAAGATTTGGGTCCTGGCTGGCAAGAGAAGCTGTTGTCCTTTGAAGAGAAGCCGTTTGCTGCTGCCTCCATCGGGCAAGTGCATCACGGTGTGTTGAAAGATGGTCGAGAGATCGCCGTCAAGATCCAG TATCCTGGAGTAGCCGAGAGCATCCACAGTGATATCAACAACCTCATGTCAGTCCTGAAAATTAGCGTTattctacctgaag GGCTGTTTGCAGATAGCAGCTTGGAGGTTCTTCAGAGAGAGCTGGCCTGGGAGTGCGACTACAAGAGGGAGGCAGAATGTGCCAAGaggttcag ATGCCTGTTGGAAGGTGATGACTTTTTCCAAGTTCCAGAGGTGATCGACGAGCTCTCGGGCACCCGGGTGCTGGCAATGGAGCTAGTCCAAGGAGTTCCGTTGGACCGCTGCGTTGACCTGGATCAGGAGACGAGGAACCAG ATCTCCTTCAACATCCTGCAGTTGTGCCTCAGAGAACTCTTTGAGTTCAGGTTCATGCAGACGGATCCAAACTGGGCCAACTTCTTCTACAATTCAGAAACTAACAAG gtggttctgctggatttTGGAGCGTGCAGAAGTTACCCAGAATCCTTCACGGATGATTATATACAG GTGGTGCACGCGGCGTCCGTGGGCGATCGAGCCACCGTTCTCTCCAAATCAAAGGATCTGAAATTCCTGACGGGCTTTGAAGCCAAG GCCTTCGAGGACGCCCACGTGGAGGCGGTCATGATCCTCGGAGAGGCGTTCGCTTCAGCCGAGCCCTTCGACTTTGGTGTCCAGAGCACGACGCAGCGCATCCAGAGCCTCATCCCCGTCATGCTGCGCCACCGCCTCACCCCCCCGCCCGAGGAGACCTACTCCCTCCACCGAAAGATGGCCGGCTCCTTCCTCATCTGCTCCAAGCTGAACGCGCAGATCCCGTGCAGGGACATGTTTCTGGACATATACAACAGTTACATCAAGAGGAGGCAGAGCCAGCCGCCGGTTCGAGCTGCTGCGTAG